One Brassica oleracea var. oleracea cultivar TO1000 chromosome C7, BOL, whole genome shotgun sequence genomic window carries:
- the LOC106306628 gene encoding trihelix transcription factor GT-2-like codes for MELLAGNCRKRPADDFAEDVDPFGSSEWMYGSRSLRTQGNDDALATLADLAPPPQKLKPIRCVVKPPSEDRQHPLDILAGSLDRLPPEMGFLGDGGCFEAPLGSKIADVEESGQLTRGFSKDEVEMEVRGRVSRRDGVSLSSSADSDSDSSQGGRKAKRKRKTREKMEHFVEKLVGSMMKRQEKMHNQLIKVMEKMEHERIRSEEAWRQQDIERMKQNVEARMREMSRSSSIISFIKSVIGEEEDIEMPNLTIPLPKQCESAHQRQGDDVKFVFPSGRRWPHEEVQALIDSRSQVEEKTGFHRVAIWDDVSAKMKERGYERSAKKCKEKWENMNKYYKRVVEGKKTQPEHSKTRSYFEKLGKLYKTNSVVDKEE; via the exons ATGGAACTTCTCGCCGGCAACTGTCGGAAACGACCCGCCGATGACTTCGCCGAGGATGTCGACCCGTTCGGTAGCTCCGAGTGGATGTACGGAAGCCGTTCACTGAGGACTCAGGGAAACGACGACGCTTTGGCCACGCTCGCAGACTTGGCGCCGCCTCCTCAGAAACTGAAACCCATCAGGTGCGTCGTCAAGCCTCCTTCTGAGGATCGACAACATCCTCTTGATATCCTCGCCGGAAGTCTAGACAGGCTGCCGCCGGAGATGGGGTTTCTCGGAGACGGCGGCTGTTTTGAGGCTCCTTTGGGTTCGAAGATTGCTGATGTGGAGGAGAGCGGTCAATTGACTCGTGGGTTTTCGAAGGATGAGGTTGAAATGGAGGTTCGAGGTCGAGTCTCTAGACGTGATGGTGTGTCTCTGAG CTCGTCTGCTGATAGCGATAGCGACTCTTCCCAGGGCGGACGCAAGGCTAAAAGAAAGCGGAAAACGAGGGAAAAGATGGAGCATTTCGTGGAGAAGCTGGTTGGGAGTATGATGAAGCGGCAAGAGAAGATGCATAACCAACTGATCAAAGTGATGGAGAAGATGGAGCACGAGAGAATACGCAGCGAGGAAGCTTGGAGGCAACAAGATATAGAGAGGATGAAACAGAACGTAGAGGCACGGATGCGAGAGATGTCACGCAGCTCGTCTATCATCTCCTTCATCAAAAGTGTTATCGGTGAAGAAGAAGATATCGAGATGCCAAACCTCACTATTCCCCTTCCCAAACAATGCGAATCGGCTCATCAGAGACAAGGAGATGATGTGAAGTTTGTGTTTCCAAGCGGAAGAAGGTGGCCGCATGAGGAAGTGCAGGCGTTGATAGATAGCAGAAGCCAAGTGGAAGAGAAGACAGGGTTCCACAGGGTTGCGATATGGGATGACGTATCAGCGAAAATGAAGGAAAGAGGGTATGAGAGATCTGCTAAGAAATGTAAGGAGAAGTGGGAGAACATGAACAAGTACTACAAGAGAGTTGTGGAAGGTAAGAAGACGCAACCTGAGCACAGCAAGACTCGCTCTTACTTTGAGAAACTAGGGAAGCTTTACAAGACCAACTCAGTAGTAGACAAGGAAGAGTGA
- the LOC106306630 gene encoding nuclear transcription factor Y subunit B-6-like, translating to MILYLEHCFFYMHATNLKVVTLKKDMERGGFHGYRKFSLNTTNPSEPARFLMAEGSMQLAEPNQTNKTANGGEEECTVREQDRFMPIANVIRIMRRILPAHAKISDDSKETIQECVSEYISFITGEANERCQREQRKTITAEDVLWAMSKLGFDDYIEPLTLYLHRYRELEGDRGVGYNAGSVGMTSGMVVKRPNGTMGEYGAYGVVPGMHMAPYQYRHQNGYAYSGNEPDSKMGGPSSAANGSRVELFPTQQHKY from the exons ATGATTCTATATTTGGAGCATTGTTTTTTTTATATGCATGCCACAAACCTCAAAGTCGTGACATTGAAGAAGGATATGGAACGTGGAGGCTTCCATGGCTACCGCAAGTTCTCCCTCAACACCACCAATCCTTCTGAACCAG CGAGGTTTTTGATGGCGGAGGGGAGCATGCAGCTAGCAGAGCCCAACCAGACTAACAAAACCGCTAATGGAGGTGAAGAGGAGTGCACGGTGAGGGAGCAAGACAGGTTCATGCCTATTGCCAACGTGATACGGATCATGCGGAGGATCTTACCTGCTCACGCCAAGATCTCAGACGACTCCAAGGAGACGATCCAAGAGTGTGTCTCGGAGTACATCAGCTTCATAACAGGGGAGGCCAATGAGCGCTGCCAGAGGGAGCAGCGCAAGACCATCACTGCCGAGGATGTCTTGTGGGCCATGAGCAAGCTCGGTTTTGATGATTACATAGAACCTCTCACGTTGTACCTCCACCGCTACAGAGAGTTGGAGGGTGACAGAGGAGTTGGCTACAACGCTGGTTCCGTTGGCATGACCAGTGGCATGGTGGTCAAGAGGCCTAATGGTACCATGGGAGAGTATGGAGCCTACGGTGTTGTGCCAGGGATGCACATGGCGCCGTACCAGTATCGTCATCAGAACGGGTATGCTTACAGTGGTAATGAACCTGATTCCAAAATGGGTGGTCCATCATCAGCAGCTAATGGTTCCAGAGTTGAACTGTTTCCAACTCAGCAACATAAGTACTGA
- the LOC106306629 gene encoding tRNA (guanine(9)-N1)-methyltransferase-like, with translation MAAATENDDNGVDNHLKPAPVNLSPPAEQKPLSKNAHKKQLKQQRYEAKKAEKKAQEKEHKRKEGERKHKEWEETLSNATEEERLKLIESRKSLRKERMDKRSEEKEKKMERLTRAKEIGQNVVVDVDFAHLMSESEISSLVQQIMYCYAVNGRSTSPCHLWLTGIKGEMSRQLDKLPGFEKWFIEKESRCYIEAMADRKESLVYLTADSETVLDELDPKSIYIIGGLVDRNRFKGITMNKAQEQGIKTAKLPIGEYMKMSSSQVLTVNQVVEILVKFLETRDWKTSFFTVIPQRKRTGVDPISCSEEHQEKEGDEDEKHDLLERKKLCVEVPLESGS, from the exons ATGGCGGCGGCGACGGAAAATGACGACAACGGCGTCGACAACCACCTTAAACCGGCTCCGGTCAATCTCTCCCCTCCGGCGGAGCAGAAACCACTGTCTAAGAACGCGCATAAGAAGCAACTGAAGCAGCAAAGATACGAAGCGAAGAAAGCTGAGAAGAAGGCGCAGGAGAAGGAGCACAAGAGGAAGGAAGGCGAGAGAAAGCACAAGGAGTGGGAGGAAACTCTATCGAACGCCACGGAGGAAGAGAGGCTGAAGCTGATCGAGTCGAGGAAGAGTCTCCGTAAGGAGAGGATGGATAAGAGGTCGGAGGAGAAAGAGAAGAAGATGGAACGGCTCACTCGAGCCAAAGAGATAGGTCAAAACGTCGTCGTAGATGTAGATTTCGCCCATCTCATGTCCGAGTCAGAGATCTCCAGCCTCGTTCAGCAG ATAATGTATTGCTATGCGGTGAATGGGAGAAGCACGTCCCCTTGTCATCTATGGCTAACGGGAATCAAAGGGGAGATGAGTAGGCAGCTTGATAAGCTTCCAGGTTTTGAGAAATGGTTTATAGAGAAGGAGAGTCGGTGTTACATTGAGGCTATGGCTGATCGGAAAGAGAGTTTGGTGTACCTTACGGCTGACTCTGAGACTGTTTTGGATGAGCTTGACCCCAAGAGTATCTACATAATTGGTGGCTTAGTGGATCGAAACCGGTTCAAAGGGATCACCATGAATAAGGCACAAGAACAAGGCATTAAAACAGCTAAGCTTCCTATAGGGGAGTACATGAAAATGTCTAGCTCTCAG GTTCTCACTGTGAACCAAGTTGTGGAGATACTCGTGAAGTTTCTAGAGACGAGGGACTGGAAAACATCCTTCTTTACTGTGATTCCTCAGAGAAAACGAACTGGAGTTGATCCTATAAGCTGTTCTGAAGAGCATCAAGAGAAAGAGGGTGATGAGGACGAGAAACATGATCTTCTGGAGAGGAAAAAGTTATGCGTTGAAGTTCCTCTGGAAAGTGGTAGTTAG
- the LOC106305930 gene encoding sister chromatid cohesion protein PDS5 homolog B-like has protein sequence MAQKPEELLKDLGSKLGPPPSSKDSLLKLFKEAAVHLSELEQSPPAAVLKSIQPFLDAVIKPEILKHQDKDVKLLVASCVSEITRITAPEAPYSDDIMRDIFQLIVSAFSGLDDVGGPSFGRRVVILETVAKYRSCVVMLDLECDDLVKEVFTTFLDVARDDHPEVVLSSMQSIMIVLLEESEDIQEKLLLILLSKFGRNRSDVRDAARRLAMKVIEQCAPKVESDIKQFLISSVSGDSRFSSSQIDYHEVIYDLYRCAPQTLSGIAPYLTGELLADNLETRLKAVGLVGELFSLPGRVISEEFSSIFLEFLKRLTDRVVEVRMVILDHIKNCLLSDPSRAEASQIISALRDRLLDYDENIRKQVVSVICDVAVSYLTSIPIDTIKLVAERLRDKAMLVKTYTMERLTELFRVYCLRCTEGKAGTGDFDWIPGKILRCLYDKDFRSDTIEHILCSSLFPSDFSVRDKVKHWIEIFSGFESAETKAFEKILEQRQRVQQEMQKYLSFKQQSADSPEMQKKILFGFRVMSRAFSDPAKTEQNFLILDQLKDANIWKILNNLVDPNTSIMQASKIRDDMLKILSEKHSLYEFLGTLSIKCSYLLFSKEYVKEILAEVSVRKASKTSSGIQSCMDFLGLLASFCPSLFDGAEEELIGFLKDDDEIIKEGTLKILAKAGGTIRENLIVSASSVDLLLERMCVEGNRKQAKYAVHALASITKDDGLKSLSVLYKSLVDMLDDKRHQPAVLQSLGCIAQIAMPVFETRETEVVEFIRDKILKSESVDADEDKLSWDDKSEMCQLKIYAIKTLVKSYLPFKDAHLRTGVDDLLELLKNILSFGEVSADIESSSVDKAHLKLATAKAVLRLSRHWDDKIPVDIFHLTLKTPEISFPMAKKIFLGKVHQYIKDRVLETKYACSFLFDITGSNVLVSEEEKQNLADIIQHSYQTKVRKVSAQTDANSVSPYPQHILPYLVHALAHLSCPDVEKCKDVEEYEMIYRQLHLIISMLLHKEEDGKAEDGDKEHECVPTIISIFRSIKQSEDVTDATKSKNSHAICELGLSIIKHLTQKELDLQGEFTPVSLPPTLYKPSEKNEGDKSQVGEEQLCLADETVLAHFSSLMLESHADLSEIPQTTEIEVMDNEDSDGNELPLGKIVERLRAQSRKGKKNKSVPAEDDENGKKEDVDVLKMVREINLDHLKLDKFESSNGHTHSPVERADTSHSDQKANKRSAGNATSVVSVPKRRRSSSGHSPFKFSSGGPLKASKEELLEERDMDANVSSDSDRGKSRSSRKRKKSFSAKLKNSESDPENQSEDGNCSERSKSAENGDKLKSASGSMKRKRKSIAGPTKCSTAEKKMVTDELIGCRIDVWWPMDKRFYEGTVKSYDSTKKKHVILYEDGDVEVLRLDKEQWELIETKPAKKSSASKRSSNKKGSSESKRKNRSGLQRDEDLIPTTPKGKRTPKKNIKRKDPEGTTSSLSLEDEKPKLRTKKNRSSGVGEVAEITSEEKMESSTEQMGEGPKYDGEADEEKSESEGKSRKEGEDDEGAEFKEANAESSGDSEEKETAVENSDSEGKQEEIEAEEDAVDAEASDNETLGAWKSKVVKSSSRKSA, from the exons ATGGCTCAAAAGCCCGAGGAGCTGCTGAAGGATCTCGGATCGAAGCTTGGCCCACCTCCTTCGTCTAAAGATTCATTGCTCAAACTCTTTAAG GAAGCTGCTGTTCATCTATCTGAGTTGGAGCAGTCTCCACCAGCAGCAGTACTGAAGTCCATCCAGCCTTTTCTTGATGCAGTTATTAAACCTGAAATTCTCAAGCATCAAGACAAGGATGTCAAGCTTCTTGTTGCAAGCTGTGTTTCTGAGATAACTCGTATCACAGCACCTGAAGCACCTTACAGTGATGATATTATGAGG GATATTTTTCAACTGATTGTGAGTGCCTTTTCTGGGTTGGATGATGTCGGTGGACCATCATTTGGAAGGAGGGTTGTCATTTTAGAAACGGTTGCAAAGTACAGGTCATGTGTAGTGATGTTGGATCTGGAGTGCGATGATCTGGTGAAAGAAGTCTTTACTACATTTCTTGATGTTGCTAG AGATGACCACCCGGAGGTTGTTCTCTCATCAATGCAAAGTATAATGATTGTTCTCTTGGAAGAGAGTGAAGATATACAGGAGAAGCTGTTACTAATCCTACTCTCTAAATTTGGCAGAAATAGAAGT GACGTTAGAGATGCTGCGAGAAGACTTGCTATGAAAGTCATAGAGCAGTGTGCGCCAAAAGTTGAATCTGACATAAAGCAGTTCCTTATCTCTTCAGTTTCCGGAGATAGCCGATTTTCCAGCAGTCAAATTGACTACCATGAGGTTATCTATGATTTGTACCGCTGTGCTCCGCAGACCCTATCTGGAATTGCACCATATCTCACTGGAGAGCTTTTG GCTGACAACTTGGAAACTCGCTTGAAAGCGGTTGGATTGGTTGGAGAGTTGTTTTCCTTGCCTGGACGTGTCATCTCCGAAGAGTTCAGTTCAATCTTTTTGGAGTTTCTGAAAAGGCTGACGGATAGAGTAGTTGAAGTTAGAATGGTCATCCTTGACCATATTAAGAATTGCTTGCTCTCTGATCCTTCAAGAGCTGAGGCTTCTCAAATTATAT CTGCTCTTCGTGACCGGCTCCTGGATTATGATGAGAATATCCGCAAACAAGTTGTTTCTGTTATCTGTGATGTGGCAGTGAGTTACCTGACGTCGATTCCAATTGACACTATAAAGCTAGTCGCTGAACGGCTTCGAGACAAAGCT ATGCTCGTAAAAACATACACAATGGAAAGGTTGACTGAATTGTTCCGGGTATATTGCCTACGGTGTACTGAAGGGAAAGCAGGCACTGGCGACTTTGATTGGATTCCTGGCAAAATTTTGAGATGTCTTTATGACAAAGATTTCAG ATCAGATACGATTGAACATATTCTATGCAGTTCATTGTTTCCAAGTGATTTCTCTGTTAGAGATAAAGTTAAGCATTGGATAGAAATCTTTTCCGGGTTTGAAAGTGCGGAGACAAAAGCTTTTGAGAAAATACTGGAGCAGAGACAAAG GGTACAACAAGAAATGCAAAAATATTTGTCATTCAAGCAACAG AGTGCTGACTCTCCTGAGATGCAGAAAAAGATCCTATTTGGATTCAGAGTTATGTCACGTGCATTTTCTGATCCCGCAAAGACCGAGCAGAACTTTTTGATTCTTGATCAACTGAAAGATGCTAATATCTGGAAGATTTTGAATAATCTGGTTGATCCCAACACTAGCATAATGCAAGCGTCCAAGATTCGG GATGATATGCTAAAAATACTTTCTGAAAAGCATTCTCTCTATGAATTTCTCGGCACTCTCTCCATAAAATGTTCTTATCTGCTATTCAGCAAAGAATATGTGAAAGAGATATTAGCCGAAGTCTCTGTGAGAAAAGCTTCTAAAACTAGTTCAGGAATTCAATCTTGTATGGACTTCTTAGGG CTTCTCGCAAGTTTCTGCCCATCACTGTTTGACGGGGCTGAAGAAGAACTGATAGGTTTCCTTAAAGATGATGATGAAATTATAAAGGAAGGTACTCTAAAAATTCTGGCAAAGGCAGGTGGTACTATTCGGGAGAATCTCATTGTTTCAGCGAG TTCTGTGGACCTGTTACTCGAGAGGATGTGTGTAGAAGGTAATCGGAAGCAGGCTAAGTATGCTGTGCATGCACTAGCATCAATTACAAAGGATGATGGCTTGAAGTCGCTGTCTGTTCTATACAAG AGTCTCGTGGACATGCTAGATGACAAGAGACATCAGCCAGCCGTTCTTCAGAGTCTTGGATGCATAGCTCAGATTGCGATGCCGGTCTTTGAGACTAGAGAAACCGAAGTCGTTGAGTTTATTAGAGACAAGATCCTCAAAAGCGAAAGT GTAGATGCAGACGAAGATAAGTTATCCTGGGATGACAAAAGTGAGATGTGTCAACTTAAG ATTTATGCGATCAAGACGTTGGTTAAGAGTTACTTACCTTTCAAGGATGCTCATCTACGTACCGGTGTTGATGACCTTCTTGAATTACTAAAAAACATTCTTTCCTTTGGGGAAGTATCTGCAGATATAGAATCAAG TTCTGTTGACAAGGCCCATTTGAAACTTGCTACTGCAAAGGCAGTCCTTCGCCTTTCTAGGCACTGGGACGATAAAATCCCGGTTGATATCTTCCACTTAACACTAAAGACCCCTGAG ATATCATTTCCTATGGCTAAGAAAATATTTCTAGGGAAAGTTCACCAGTATATAAAGGATCGGGTTTTGGAGACAAAGTATGCATGTTCATTCTTATTTGATATCACTGGATCAAATGTTCTTGTATCAGAGGAG GAAAAACAGAACCTAGCTGATATAATTCAACATTCTTACCAAACAAAAGTGAGGAAAGTCTCTGCGCAGACTGATGCAAATTCAGTTTCTCCCTACCCTCAGCATATCCTTCCTTATCTAGTTCACGCACTTGCACATCTTTCTTGTCCTGACGTCGAGAAATGCAAGGATGTGGAGGAATATGAAATGATATATCG ACAATTACACTTGATCATTTCAATGTTACTCCATAAAGAGGAAGATGGGAAGGCTGAAGATGGTGACAAGGAACATGAGTGCGTTCCCACCATTATCTCTATCTTCCGCAGTATAAAACAGTCAGAAGATGTCACTGATGCAACAAAGTCAAAG AACTCACATGCGATCTGCGAGCTTGGGCTTTCAATAATTAAGCACTTAACTCAGAAAGAGCTCGATCTACAAGGGGAATTCACGCCAGTATCACTGCCTCCAACGCTGTATAAACCTTCTGAAAAAAATGAAGGTGACAAGTCTCAG GTTGGTGAAGAGCAATTGTGCCTAGCTGATGAAACTGTCTTGGCACACTTCAGTTCTCTTATGTTGGAGAGTCATGCTGATTTATCT GAGATACCCCAAACGACAGAGATTGAGGTTATGGATAATGAAGATAGTGATGGGAATGAACTTCCTCTGGGTAAAATTGTAGAGCGTTTGAGAGCTCAGAGCAGAAAGGGAAAAAAGAACAAATCTGTTCCGGCTGAGGATGATGAGAATGGTAAAAAGGAGGATGTCGATGTTTTGAAAATGGTGAGGGAGATAAATCTGGATCACTTAAAGCTGGATAAATTTGAATCCAGTAATGGACATACACATTCCCCTGTCGAGAGAGCGGACACATCTCATAGTGATCAGAAGGCTAACAAAAGGAGTGCTGGTAATGCCACGTCAGTAGTTTCAGTCCCTAAACGCCGGAGATCATCTTCGGGACATAGTCCTTTCAAGTTCTCAAGTGGTGGTCCACTGAAAGCTTCTAAAGAAGAGTTGCTTGAAGAGAGAGATATGGACGCAAATGTCTCCTCGGACTCGGACAGGGGAAAAAGCAGATCTTCCCGAAAGAGAAAGAAAAGCTTCTCAGCAAAATTAAAGAACTCAGAATCTGACCCGGAAAATCAAAGCGAAGATGGCAACTGCAGTGAGAGG AGTAAGTCAGCAGAAAATGGTGACAAATTGAAGTCTGCTTCTGGATCAATGAAGCGGAAAAGAAAGAGCATCGCAGGACCGACTAAG TGCTCCACAGCAGAAAAGAAAATGGTTACTGATGAACTCATCGGTTGCAGAATAGATGTTTGGTGGCCTATGGACAAACG GTTTTATGAAGGCACAGTGAAATCATATGATTCCACGAAAAAGAAACATGTG ATACTTTATGAGGATGGAGATGTCGAAGTACTTCGCCTAGATAAAGAACAGTGGGAGCTCATAGAGACGAAGCCCGCTAAG AAGTCCAGTGCATCAAAGCGAAGTTCTAATAAGAAAGG ATCTTCGGAGAGTAAGCGTAAGAATAGATCTGGCTTACAGAGGGATGAAGACCTGATTCCTACTAC GCCAAAAGGAAAAAGAACTCCGAAGAAAAACATTAAACGTAAGGACCCGGAAGGCACAACTAGTAGTCTATCTTTAGAAGATGAGAAACCAAAGCTCAGAACCAAGAAAAACCGATCTTCTGGAG TCGGTGAAGTTGCTGAAATAACAAGTGAAGAAAAAATGGAATCATCGACAGAGCAGATGGGAGAGGGCCCGAAGTATGATGGGGAGGCCGACGAAGAGAAATCAGAATCCGAAGGAAAGTCACGGAAAGAAGGCGAGGATGATGAGGGAGCTGAGTTCAAGGAGGCAAACGCAGAGTCGAGTGGGGACTCCGAGGAGAAAGAAACTGCTGTTGAGAACTCAGATTCTGAGGGGAAACAAGAGGAGATAGAAGCTGAGGAAGATGCCGTTGATGCTGAGGCTTCTGACAATGAGACTCTG GGAGCGTGGAAAAGTAAAGTGGTCAAGTCAAGCTCGAGAAAATCAGCATAG